The following are from one region of the Klebsiella aerogenes genome:
- the lepA gene encoding translation elongation factor 4, which yields MKNIRNFSIIAHIDHGKSTLSDRIIQICGGLSDREMAAQVLDSMELERERGITIKAQSVTLDYKASDGETYQLNFIDTPGHVDFSYEVSRSLAACEGALLVVDAGQGVEAQTLANCYTAMEMDLEVVPVLNKIDLPAADPERVADEIEDIVGIDAHDAVRCSAKTGVGVPDVLERLVRDIPPPEGDPDAPLQALIIDSWFDNYLGVVSLVRIKNGTMRKGDKIKVMSTGQVYNADRLGIFTPKQVDRTELKCGEVGWLVCAIKDILGAPVGDTLTAARNPADKALPGFKKVKPQVYAGLFPVSSDDYENFRDALGKLSLNDASLFYEPESSTALGFGFRCGFLGLLHMEIIQERLEREYDLDLITTAPTVVYEVETTSKEVIYVDSPSKLPPLNNIQELREPIAECHMLLPQEFLGNVITLCIEKRGVQTNMVYHGKQVALTYEIPMAEVVLDFFDRLKSTSRGYASLDYNFKRFQASNMVRVDVLINGDRVDALALITHNDNAPYRGRELVEKMKELIPRQQFDIAIQAAIGNHIIARSTVKQLRKNVLAKCYGGDVSRKKKLLQKQKDGKKRMKQVGNVELPQEAFLAILHVGKDGK from the coding sequence ATGAAGAATATACGTAACTTTTCGATCATCGCTCACATCGACCACGGTAAGTCGACGCTGTCTGACCGTATCATCCAGATTTGCGGTGGCCTTTCTGATCGCGAAATGGCGGCCCAGGTACTGGACTCCATGGAGCTTGAACGTGAGCGCGGCATTACCATCAAGGCGCAGAGCGTCACCCTGGATTATAAAGCCAGCGATGGTGAAACTTATCAGCTCAACTTTATCGACACCCCGGGCCACGTTGACTTCTCCTATGAAGTATCCCGTTCCCTGGCGGCGTGCGAAGGCGCGTTGCTGGTGGTTGACGCCGGGCAGGGCGTAGAAGCTCAGACCCTGGCGAACTGCTATACCGCAATGGAAATGGACCTGGAAGTCGTGCCGGTTCTCAACAAAATCGACCTGCCTGCGGCCGACCCTGAGCGCGTAGCGGATGAAATTGAAGACATCGTCGGTATCGACGCCCACGATGCGGTGCGTTGCTCGGCGAAAACCGGCGTTGGCGTTCCTGACGTGCTGGAGCGCCTGGTGCGCGATATTCCGCCGCCGGAAGGCGATCCGGATGCGCCGCTGCAGGCGCTGATTATCGACTCCTGGTTCGATAACTACTTAGGCGTGGTATCGCTGGTACGTATTAAGAACGGTACCATGCGTAAAGGCGACAAAATTAAGGTGATGAGCACCGGTCAGGTCTATAACGCCGACCGCCTGGGCATCTTCACCCCGAAACAGGTTGACCGTACCGAGCTGAAATGCGGCGAGGTAGGTTGGCTGGTGTGCGCTATTAAAGACATCCTCGGCGCGCCGGTGGGCGATACCCTGACCGCCGCGCGTAATCCGGCGGATAAAGCGCTGCCGGGCTTCAAAAAAGTGAAGCCGCAGGTTTACGCCGGTCTGTTCCCGGTGAGCTCCGATGACTACGAAAACTTCCGCGATGCTTTGGGCAAACTGAGCCTGAACGATGCTTCCCTGTTCTATGAGCCGGAGAGCTCGACAGCGCTGGGCTTCGGTTTCCGCTGCGGCTTCCTTGGCCTGCTGCACATGGAAATTATTCAGGAACGTCTGGAGCGTGAATACGATCTTGACCTGATTACCACCGCGCCGACGGTTGTCTACGAAGTAGAAACCACCTCGAAAGAGGTTATCTACGTCGACAGCCCGTCCAAGCTGCCGCCGCTGAATAATATTCAGGAACTGCGCGAGCCAATCGCTGAATGCCACATGCTGCTGCCGCAGGAGTTCCTCGGCAACGTGATCACCCTGTGCATCGAGAAACGCGGCGTGCAGACCAACATGGTTTACCACGGTAAGCAGGTTGCGTTGACCTACGAAATCCCGATGGCGGAAGTGGTCCTCGATTTCTTCGACCGTCTGAAGTCTACCTCCCGCGGCTATGCGTCGCTGGATTACAACTTCAAACGCTTCCAGGCCTCTAACATGGTGCGCGTTGATGTGCTGATCAACGGCGATCGCGTCGATGCGCTGGCGCTGATCACTCACAACGATAACGCCCCGTACCGCGGTCGCGAGCTGGTTGAGAAGATGAAAGAGCTGATCCCGCGTCAGCAGTTCGATATCGCGATTCAGGCAGCTATCGGCAACCACATCATCGCGCGCTCTACCGTGAAACAGCTGCGTAAAAACGTCCTGGCGAAATGCTACGGCGGTGACGTCAGTCGTAAGAAAAAACTGCTGCAGAAGCAGAAAGACGGTAAAAAACGTATGAAGCAGGTCGGTAACGTAGAACTGCCGCAGGAAGCGTTCCTCGCCATTCTGCACGTTGGTAAAGACGGCAAATAA
- the recO gene encoding DNA repair protein RecO, protein MDGWQRAFVLHSRPWSETSLMLDVFTEESGRVRLVAKGARSKRSNLKGALQPFTPLLVRFGGRGEVKTLRSAEAVSLALPLSGITLYSGLYVNELISRVLEHETRFSELFFDYLHCIQALAGASGSPEPALRRFELALLGHLGYGVDFLHCAGSGDPVDDTMTYRYREEKGFIASMVIDNSSFTGHHLKALASREFPDIDTLRAAKRFTRIALKPYLGGKPLKSRELFRQFMPARKVRADNTNND, encoded by the coding sequence GTGGATGGATGGCAGCGTGCCTTTGTCCTGCATAGCCGACCGTGGAGCGAAACCAGCCTGATGCTGGACGTCTTCACGGAAGAGTCCGGTCGCGTGCGCCTGGTTGCCAAAGGCGCACGCTCCAAACGCTCTAATCTCAAGGGCGCCTTACAGCCTTTTACCCCCTTACTGGTTCGCTTCGGCGGCCGCGGCGAAGTGAAAACCCTTCGCAGCGCGGAAGCCGTTTCGCTGGCGTTGCCGCTCAGCGGCATCACACTCTACAGCGGTCTCTACGTTAACGAACTCATCTCCCGTGTGCTTGAGCACGAAACGCGCTTCTCCGAACTCTTTTTCGACTACCTGCACTGTATCCAGGCGCTCGCCGGCGCCAGTGGTTCACCGGAGCCCGCGCTGCGACGCTTTGAGCTGGCGCTGCTGGGGCATCTGGGCTATGGCGTTGATTTTCTTCACTGCGCCGGCAGCGGCGATCCGGTGGATGACACGATGACCTACCGCTATCGTGAAGAAAAAGGCTTTATCGCCAGCATGGTGATTGATAACAGCAGTTTTACCGGGCACCATTTGAAGGCGTTGGCTAGCCGCGAGTTTCCGGATATCGATACGCTGCGCGCCGCGAAGCGCTTTACCCGTATCGCCCTGAAGCCGTATCTTGGTGGGAAACCGCTCAAGAGCCGGGAATTGTTTCGCCAGTTTATGCCCGCGCGAAAGGTGCGGGCGGATAATACGAATAATGATTAA
- a CDS encoding MurR/RpiR family transcriptional regulator: MNCLIRIRQRYPSLAASDKKLADFILAQPDQTRHLSSQQLAGEAGVSQSSVVKFAQKMGFKGFPALKLALSEALASAPDPHSVPVHNQIRGDDPLRLVGEKLIKDNVAAMHASLDVNSEEKLLEAVALLRDARRVIITGIGASGLVARNFSWKLMKIGINAVAEQDMHALLATVQAMSADDLLLAISYSGERREINMAAGEALRVGSQILAITGFTPNALQQQASQCLYTIAEEQATRSAAISSTSAQMMLTDLLFMALVQQDLEHAPERIRHSEALVKKLV, translated from the coding sequence ATGAACTGTTTAATCCGCATCCGCCAGCGTTATCCGTCGCTGGCCGCGAGCGATAAAAAACTCGCCGACTTTATTCTGGCGCAGCCGGACCAAACCCGCCATCTCAGCTCGCAGCAGCTGGCGGGCGAAGCGGGCGTCAGTCAGTCCAGCGTGGTGAAATTCGCGCAGAAAATGGGGTTCAAGGGTTTTCCAGCGTTAAAACTGGCACTCAGCGAAGCGCTGGCCAGCGCGCCGGACCCACATTCGGTGCCGGTACATAACCAAATACGCGGCGACGATCCGCTGCGTCTGGTCGGGGAAAAACTGATCAAGGATAATGTCGCAGCGATGCACGCCTCGCTGGACGTGAATAGCGAAGAGAAACTGCTGGAAGCGGTTGCGCTCCTACGCGACGCTCGCCGGGTGATCATCACCGGCATAGGCGCATCCGGGCTGGTCGCGCGTAATTTCAGCTGGAAGCTAATGAAGATTGGCATCAACGCCGTTGCCGAGCAGGATATGCATGCGCTACTGGCAACGGTACAGGCGATGTCGGCCGACGATTTGCTGCTGGCTATCTCCTACTCCGGAGAACGCCGCGAGATCAACATGGCGGCCGGAGAAGCGCTGCGCGTCGGCAGTCAGATCCTCGCGATCACCGGTTTTACCCCCAATGCGCTGCAACAGCAGGCCTCGCAGTGCCTGTACACGATTGCGGAGGAGCAGGCCACGCGCAGCGCGGCGATCTCCTCTACCAGCGCACAGATGATGCTGACCGACCTGCTGTTTATGGCGTTGGTGCAGCAGGATCTGGAGCATGCGCCGGAGCGGATCCGCCACAGCGAGGCGCTAGTGAAAAAGCTGGTCTGA
- the pdxJ gene encoding pyridoxine 5'-phosphate synthase, whose amino-acid sequence MAELLLGVNIDHIATLRNARGTAYPDPVQAAFIAEQAGADGITVHLREDRRHITDRDVRILRQTLHTRMNLEMAVTEEMLAIACETKPHFCCLVPEKRQEVTTEGGLDVAGQRDKMRDACKRLADAGILVSLFIDADDEQIKAAADVGAPYIEIHTGCYADAKTDADQAKELDRIAKAATYAASLGLKVNAGHGLTYHNVKAVAALPEMHELNIGHAIIGRAVMSGLQEAVAEMKRLMLEARG is encoded by the coding sequence ATGGCTGAATTACTGTTAGGGGTCAATATTGACCACATTGCGACATTACGTAACGCGCGCGGCACCGCTTATCCGGATCCGGTTCAGGCGGCTTTCATCGCCGAGCAGGCCGGTGCTGATGGTATCACCGTGCATCTGCGCGAAGACCGTCGCCATATCACCGACCGTGATGTTCGCATCCTGCGCCAGACGTTGCATACCCGCATGAATCTCGAAATGGCGGTCACCGAAGAGATGCTGGCGATTGCCTGCGAGACCAAACCGCATTTCTGTTGCCTGGTGCCGGAGAAGCGTCAGGAAGTGACCACCGAGGGGGGACTTGATGTTGCCGGACAGCGTGACAAGATGCGCGATGCCTGCAAACGTCTGGCGGACGCCGGGATCCTGGTCTCCTTGTTTATTGATGCGGATGACGAGCAGATCAAAGCGGCGGCGGACGTCGGCGCGCCGTATATCGAAATCCACACCGGCTGTTATGCCGATGCCAAAACCGATGCCGATCAGGCGAAGGAACTGGATCGTATTGCTAAAGCGGCCACCTATGCCGCCAGCCTCGGGCTGAAAGTGAACGCCGGTCATGGCCTGACCTACCACAACGTGAAGGCGGTTGCCGCATTACCGGAAATGCACGAGCTGAATATCGGTCACGCGATTATTGGTCGCGCGGTGATGAGCGGCCTACAGGAAGCGGTAGCGGAAATGAAGCGTCTGATGCTGGAAGCACGCGGCTAA
- a CDS encoding YfhL family 4Fe-4S dicluster ferredoxin has protein sequence MALLITKKCINCDMCEPECPNEAISMGDNIYEINSDRCTECVGHYDTPTCQKVCPIPNTILKDPAHIENEEQLWDKFVLMHHADKI, from the coding sequence ATGGCGCTGTTAATTACCAAAAAATGTATCAATTGCGATATGTGCGAACCGGAGTGCCCGAATGAGGCCATTTCGATGGGCGATAACATTTATGAAATTAACAGCGACCGTTGCACTGAATGCGTGGGCCACTATGACACGCCGACCTGCCAGAAGGTGTGCCCGATCCCGAATACGATTCTTAAAGATCCGGCACACATTGAGAATGAAGAACAGCTGTGGGATAAATTTGTGCTGATGCACCACGCGGATAAGATTTAA
- the rnc gene encoding ribonuclease III, producing MNPIVINRLQRKLGYTFVHQELLQQALTHRSASSKHNERLEFLGDSILSFVIANALYHRFPRVDEGDMSRMRATLVRGNTLAEIAREFELGECLRLGPGELKSGGFRRESILADTVEALIGGVFLDSDIQNVERLILSWYQTRLDEISPGDKQKDPKTRLQEYLQGRHLPLPSYLVVQVRGEAHDQEFTIHCQVSGLSEPVVGTGSSRRKAEQAAAEQALKKLELE from the coding sequence ATGAACCCCATCGTAATTAATCGGCTTCAACGAAAGCTGGGCTACACTTTTGTTCATCAGGAGCTGTTGCAACAGGCATTAACTCACCGCAGTGCCAGCAGCAAACACAACGAGCGTCTCGAATTTTTAGGCGACTCTATTTTAAGTTTTGTGATCGCGAATGCGCTCTATCACCGTTTCCCTCGGGTTGATGAAGGTGATATGAGCCGTATGCGCGCGACGCTGGTACGCGGCAACACGCTGGCGGAAATCGCCCGCGAATTTGAACTGGGCGAGTGCCTGCGCCTTGGGCCGGGCGAGCTGAAAAGCGGCGGTTTCCGTCGCGAATCGATTCTGGCGGACACCGTTGAAGCCTTAATCGGCGGGGTTTTCCTCGACAGCGATATTCAGAACGTTGAACGCTTAATCCTCTCCTGGTACCAAACTCGTCTGGACGAAATCAGCCCGGGCGATAAGCAAAAGGATCCGAAGACGCGTCTGCAAGAGTATCTGCAGGGACGTCATCTGCCGCTGCCGTCCTACCTGGTGGTTCAGGTGCGCGGTGAAGCGCACGATCAGGAATTTACTATCCACTGCCAGGTCAGTGGCCTGAGTGAACCGGTGGTTGGCACAGGTTCCAGCCGTCGCAAGGCGGAGCAGGCTGCCGCCGAACAGGCGCTGAAAAAACTGGAGCTGGAATGA
- the yfhb gene encoding phosphatidylglycerophosphatase C: MNSSTRRVVFFDLDGTLHQQDMFGSFIRYLLRRQPLNVLAVAALSPIVLLGLLINGRAARWPMSLLLWAATCGRRESALKRQQAEFVHWFRQRVTAFPVVQGRLCDYLSHADADVWLITGSPQSLVEQVYADTPWLPRVNLIASRMTRRRGGWVLTLRCLGHEKVAQLEQRIGAPLRLYSGYSDSEQDNPLLCFCQHRWRVTPQGDLQQLE; the protein is encoded by the coding sequence TTGAACAGTAGCACGCGGCGAGTCGTCTTTTTTGATCTGGATGGCACACTACATCAGCAGGATATGTTTGGCAGCTTTATTCGTTATCTCTTACGCCGTCAGCCGCTCAATGTGCTGGCGGTAGCGGCGTTGTCGCCGATCGTGCTGCTGGGGCTGTTGATTAACGGCCGTGCGGCGCGTTGGCCGATGAGTTTGTTGCTGTGGGCGGCGACTTGCGGCCGGCGCGAAAGCGCGCTCAAGCGCCAGCAGGCGGAGTTTGTTCACTGGTTCCGCCAGCGCGTTACCGCGTTTCCAGTGGTGCAGGGTAGGTTGTGCGACTATCTGAGCCACGCCGATGCTGATGTCTGGCTGATTACCGGTTCGCCGCAATCGCTGGTGGAACAGGTCTATGCCGATACTCCCTGGCTGCCGCGGGTTAATCTTATCGCCAGCCGTATGACCCGTCGCCGCGGCGGCTGGGTGCTGACGCTGCGCTGTCTGGGCCATGAGAAAGTGGCGCAACTGGAGCAGCGGATCGGCGCGCCGCTGCGTTTATATAGCGGCTATAGCGATAGCGAGCAGGATAACCCGCTGCTCTGTTTTTGCCAGCACCGCTGGCGAGTCACGCCGCAGGGCGATCTCCAGCAGCTTGAGTAA
- the era gene encoding GTPase Era translates to MSEEKSYCGFVAIVGRPNVGKSTLLNKLLGQKISITSRKAQTTRHRIVGIHTEGPYQAIYVDTPGLHMEEKRAINRLMNKAASSSIGDVELVIFVVEGTRWTQDDEMVLNKLRDARAPVILAVNKVDNVQEKADLLPHLQFLASQMNFLDIVPISAETGTNVDTIASIVRKHLPEAIHHFPEDYITDRSQRFMASEIIREKLMRFLGAELPYSVTVEIERFVSNERGGYDINGLILVEREGQKKMVIGNKGAKIKTIGIEARKDMQDMFEAPVHLELWVKVKSGWADDERALRSLGYVDDL, encoded by the coding sequence ATGAGCGAAGAAAAAAGTTATTGCGGATTTGTCGCCATCGTCGGCCGTCCGAACGTGGGTAAATCCACGCTGTTGAACAAGCTGCTCGGGCAGAAGATTTCGATCACCTCCCGCAAAGCGCAGACAACTCGTCACCGTATCGTCGGTATTCATACCGAAGGGCCATATCAGGCTATTTATGTTGATACCCCAGGCCTGCATATGGAAGAGAAGCGTGCGATTAACCGCTTGATGAACAAAGCGGCCAGCAGTTCGATTGGCGACGTTGAACTGGTCATCTTTGTGGTAGAAGGCACTCGCTGGACGCAAGATGACGAGATGGTGCTGAATAAGCTGCGCGACGCGCGTGCGCCGGTGATTCTGGCCGTCAACAAGGTTGATAACGTGCAGGAAAAAGCGGACCTGCTGCCGCACCTGCAGTTCCTCGCCAGCCAGATGAACTTCCTCGACATCGTACCGATCTCTGCGGAAACCGGCACCAATGTCGATACTATTGCGTCGATCGTACGTAAGCATCTGCCGGAAGCGATTCATCATTTCCCGGAAGATTACATCACTGACCGTTCCCAGCGCTTTATGGCTTCTGAAATTATCCGCGAGAAGCTGATGCGTTTCCTCGGCGCTGAACTGCCGTACTCCGTGACCGTGGAAATCGAACGTTTCGTTTCCAACGAACGCGGCGGCTACGACATCAACGGCTTGATCCTGGTCGAGCGCGAAGGGCAGAAGAAGATGGTGATTGGCAACAAAGGCGCCAAAATCAAAACCATCGGTATCGAAGCGCGCAAAGACATGCAGGACATGTTTGAAGCGCCGGTACACCTCGAACTGTGGGTAAAAGTGAAATCCGGCTGGGCCGATGACGAGCGTGCGCTGCGCAGTCTCGGTTACGTTGACGACCTCTGA
- the acpS gene encoding holo-ACP synthase: MAILGLGTDIVEIARIEAVIARSGDRLARRVLSDHEWSIWEQHQQPVRFLAKRFAVKEAAAKALGTGIRNGLAFNQFEVYNDELGKPKLRLWGEAKLLAERMGVSNIHVTLADERHYACATVIVES; this comes from the coding sequence ATGGCGATTCTCGGGCTGGGGACCGACATCGTCGAAATTGCCCGCATTGAAGCCGTGATCGCCCGCAGCGGCGATCGCCTCGCGCGCCGGGTGCTGAGCGACCACGAGTGGAGCATTTGGGAGCAGCACCAGCAGCCGGTGCGTTTCCTGGCGAAACGCTTTGCGGTCAAAGAGGCGGCGGCGAAAGCGCTGGGCACCGGAATTCGTAACGGTCTGGCCTTTAACCAGTTCGAGGTGTACAACGACGAGTTGGGCAAGCCGAAACTGCGGCTATGGGGTGAAGCGAAGCTGCTGGCTGAACGGATGGGGGTGAGCAATATTCATGTCACCCTGGCCGACGAGCGGCATTACGCCTGCGCCACGGTGATCGTCGAAAGCTAA
- the tadA gene encoding tRNA adenosine(34) deaminase TadA — protein MSDHEFNDEYWMRHALTLAKRAWEEGEVPVGAVLVHNNQVIGEGWNRPIGRHDPTAHAEIMALRQGGLVLQNYRLIDATLYVTLEPCVMCAGAMVHGRISRLVFGARDAKTGAAGSLIDVLHHPGMNHRVEITEGILADSCSAMLSDFFRWRREEKKAQKKARQAEEG, from the coding sequence GTGTCTGACCACGAATTTAACGATGAATACTGGATGCGCCACGCGCTGACGCTGGCGAAACGCGCCTGGGAAGAGGGCGAAGTGCCGGTGGGCGCCGTGCTGGTGCATAACAATCAGGTCATCGGCGAGGGCTGGAACCGCCCGATTGGCCGTCATGATCCTACCGCCCATGCCGAAATTATGGCGCTGCGCCAGGGCGGTCTGGTACTGCAGAACTATCGTTTGATTGACGCGACGCTGTACGTGACGCTGGAGCCCTGCGTGATGTGCGCCGGCGCGATGGTGCATGGCCGCATCTCGCGGTTGGTCTTCGGCGCTCGTGATGCCAAAACCGGCGCGGCGGGATCGCTAATCGATGTCCTGCATCATCCGGGAATGAACCATCGTGTTGAAATTACGGAGGGGATTCTGGCGGACTCCTGTTCAGCGATGCTCAGCGACTTTTTCCGCTGGCGACGGGAAGAGAAAAAAGCGCAGAAAAAAGCGCGTCAGGCGGAGGAGGGCTAG
- the lepB gene encoding signal peptidase I, whose amino-acid sequence MANMFALILVIATLVTGLLWCLDKFVFAPKRRERQAAAQAATGEQLDKKTLKKVGPKPGWLETGASVFPVLAIVLIVRSFIYEPFQIPSGSMMPTLLIGDFILVEKFAYGIKDPIYQKTLIETGHPKRGDIVVFKYPEDPRLDYIKRAVGLPGDKVTYDPVAKQVTIEPGCASGQACGNALPVTYSNVEPSDFVQTFSRSNGGEATSGFWQLPKGETKADGIRLTERKETLGEVTHRILTVPIAQDQVGMYYRQSGQPLATWVVPPGEYFMMGDNRDNSADSRYWGFVPEANLVGKATAIWMSFEKQEGEWPTGVRLSRIGGIH is encoded by the coding sequence ATGGCGAACATGTTTGCCCTGATTCTGGTCATTGCGACCCTCGTGACGGGGCTGTTGTGGTGTCTGGATAAGTTCGTATTCGCACCAAAACGTCGTGAACGTCAGGCCGCTGCTCAGGCAGCGACCGGCGAGCAACTGGACAAGAAAACGCTGAAGAAAGTTGGCCCGAAGCCGGGCTGGCTGGAAACCGGCGCTTCGGTCTTTCCGGTGCTGGCGATCGTGCTGATTGTGCGTTCGTTTATCTATGAACCTTTCCAGATCCCGTCAGGTTCGATGATGCCGACCCTGCTGATTGGCGATTTCATCCTGGTGGAGAAGTTCGCCTATGGCATTAAAGACCCTATCTACCAGAAAACGCTGATCGAAACCGGTCATCCGAAGCGCGGCGATATCGTGGTCTTCAAGTATCCGGAAGATCCGCGTCTTGATTACATCAAGCGTGCGGTCGGTCTGCCGGGCGATAAGGTTACTTACGATCCGGTTGCCAAACAGGTCACTATCGAGCCAGGCTGCGCATCAGGCCAGGCCTGCGGCAACGCACTGCCGGTAACCTATTCTAACGTGGAACCGAGCGATTTCGTGCAGACTTTCTCCCGCAGCAACGGCGGCGAAGCAACCAGCGGCTTCTGGCAGCTGCCGAAAGGCGAAACCAAAGCTGACGGCATTCGTCTAACCGAGCGCAAAGAGACGCTGGGCGAAGTGACACACCGTATTCTGACGGTGCCAATCGCGCAGGATCAGGTTGGTATGTATTACCGTCAGTCCGGGCAGCCTCTGGCGACCTGGGTCGTTCCGCCGGGAGAATACTTCATGATGGGCGACAACCGCGATAACAGCGCTGATAGCCGTTATTGGGGCTTTGTGCCGGAAGCGAACCTGGTGGGTAAAGCAACGGCTATCTGGATGAGCTTCGAGAAACAGGAAGGTGAGTGGCCAACCGGCGTACGTTTATCGCGCATTGGCGGCATTCATTAA